The Pyxicephalus adspersus chromosome 1, UCB_Pads_2.0, whole genome shotgun sequence sequence gtaaaaacaatttctGGAAAACTACTACATATGTAGCCTTGCACGTTTACCCCTTGATTGGCAACAAGCCTTCAGATATTCTTCAATTAagcaattaaattaaataatagctTACTCACACTGCTCCTTGGCTTATCATGAAAGAATCTGTATGAATAAAACCGCATGGACCTTGAAACTTCctccatttaaatattttgtatcatttcATCCTGCTGATAAGGGTAATTTGCTTAGCTTTTACAAATGAAAGAGGAAGAGTCACAACtcacaaattaaaaacataaattccaAAATTCCAAAGCAAAACTTACTAAAATAGTCATTAACTAagttttacaaacatattttaaaaaagctttctgAATGCCAGCCAAGGTTCCCATTTGataaaattgaattttgtatTAGTGTGTGATAGATGGAGCATGACGGGATAAATGAAGTCCTGACTTATTTTACGTCCTGGCTACTTAAGCTGTTGAATCTGATTCGCCATTGTTGTGCCTGACTGATATAGACCCAGTTTCAATAGGCATTTGTCAATAATTTCCTAATGAGCTTACAAGCATCTTAAACTAATGTTGAAGTGATACATCTACACGAGCCCAGAGCACATCAAAATGGGTTCATAAGCATAGAGTTATCTATCACATCAGGCTTTATTTCTTTTAGAATTGCAGTTAGAGTGAAGGAAAGGGATGAACAACTAGAATATCTCAATGTCTTAAAATTTATGACGATATCACTTTAGGAATCTAAACCTAGCTTGTAAATTGTATCATGGCTGTAGGAAAGTAGAGATTAGCTATAGGTACTTCCTCaagattaatacatttataatatttagtaGAACCTCTACTAAGCAGAATCTTCTAGCAATTTTCCTGAATGCAAAACCACGACCTCTTGGGCCAAAGTCAAAGGGACACAAAACTCGGCACACTATTCCAATGAGCAGAAGACCAGGGAACTAAAAGCTCTGGAAAGGTTGACCcactatatttaatattttacacattatatgtaaatatacatatttattattttcccaaTTCACAAAGACAAACTGCTCAGTTCTTTTCTGGGctgataaaaaatattcataactcAAAATATTCATAACTGCTAAAGATACTTTAACTGGGCTGTACAAAGGAGAATTAGAAATCACTGCAgatcacaaaaatattaaaacatcatcTTCAAAGTTAGTAAGGCTGTAAAATAGTGTTAGATAGTCAATACGAAACCATGTTTTAGGAATTgttgtttaattaaaataatattctctTGTCTGTCTTTATAGGAAGCAAGCTGTGGATATGTGATTGCTTTAATGGCTTTTTTCTGGTGCACAGAAGCCCTTCCACTCGCTGTCACTGCACTGTTTCCAGTTGTTCTATTTCCTATGATGGGTATCATGGACTCAACAGCggtatgaatattatttttttattgtacagttattATTACATCATCTGTGCAACTGgtacatatgtttttattctgtatgtttgtatgtttaaatttgtatttgcttTCTGGTACCATTGAGGTGAGATTTGGaaaatcaatagtttttttcAGTGATCCATGCCATACTTCTTACTGTTTCATAgaagattaaagcagaactaaactcaatgGGCAGTGAGCTTCTGAGATAATCAGCAAGCAAGCACAGTATACTTACCAATTTGGCACATACATTACTTTTGCAGCAGCCCTGTCATTGCTGAATCCTCGGGAGGTGCCATCTTTGTCATTGGCTCCACTGCTGACTTACATGAAGATAGGCAATGGATGGTCATTGATTATGAAACATTGTCCCCTGCAGCTGACTTTTTGTGCAGCAGTGAGCCAAGCCCTACCCTACAGGGCGCATGTGTGGCCTGAACAAAAAGCCACCATgagacagggtttttttgtttttttgacatgtcttttttaatgtcttttttgtcagttagtactacctcctggaGACTTTTTGTTTATTCTGAGCGTTGGTCCACTTTAACAGTGTGTAGCATAGCATCAAAGCTGTTGCAAGCGTTTTTTTGCTCACATGTGCCACAGATCTCCAACaactgctgtaaaatgttctgaGCATTTAACTTGCTTGCTTTACCTTCCGTCCTCCCTCCCTTCTTTCTCTGGTTGAACTATTTGTTTCTTTTAGCTGACCAAATTGTAGAGAGCAAAAACTAGTTACACCAATCAAGAAAAGGGTATACATATAAAATGTCTTCAGAAAGACTGTCTAGGTCATTTCTGTGCTCAACTGACTATCCAGATCAGTAACTGTTCCTTGGtaagtccaaaaaaaaacatggtgaacGCGGATTAATCATAGAACTTCCTAAATATATTTGCTTGATCATTCAAAGACACAACATTGCAGCACTTCTACTATTTGCCTCAAGTTATTGCCTCAAGTTACTCAATTTGCCTCAAGTTACTCAATTTCCCACTTTTTGCCATTCTTTTTTACCCATCTTAGCTAGGTCTATCTACTGTTATCTTTTTCATCCTTCGTCATTCCCTACTTCTTACCAAGAGATTTAAAGAGTGGCCTAAGAACACTTTTGAGTGTTAGGATTTTTCAATTCTTTGCTACTTCAGACGCAGCTTGAAAACTTGATTTGGTATCTATGTACTTGtagcactttttacatttatcaaaatgtgttagtttaaatattgtacacattttacagaaaatttaggtttaaaaagcatttgtattCTACAGGCTCTCTGAAAATATATTATGGGTTCTTAAGTAGGTTGTAGGcaattttatgtactttttttatcaCTTCTTGAAATTTGTCCCTTTATACTACAGTCACATTTTCTATTTGCAAACAATATGAGTTTTAAACAACTGGTGAAATTCCACAGGTGATCAAAAGATTTAAATCCCACACATTTTGAAGTTAATTCTTGCCAAATGAACGTTGCCCTCAAACAGTCCTCCAAACCTTTACCCTGCATTAACCAGAGGGCATACTAAACAATTATCTATAAATTTACTGTATGATAGTATGATGAAAACTGCACACAAACAAGATTCTCTATTCCATTAACCCTTATGACACTTTGAAAGACTTTATCAGTCGATTAGAGAAGATGGACACATCTCAGTAACATTCTAAAGAAACCTAGATGTAGGTAAAATACCTTGATACATAGCCACTGACTTAGTCCCTTGCACCAGAAAGTAATGTATGAGTACAAAGCATTCTATAAAAGCCTAAATTTAATACAGTGGCATGTAATAAATGCAACATGATATGTTAGTAGAAAACTAaagcaggtttttctttttatggcatTTCCACTTAAAACAACCTCAGAATGTCAGTAGAAATGTTTCCCCAACCTTGGCAGGTGGATTCTTCTCCTTTTAAAGGTTTCAGCATATACGTAAGGATTTATCGTCTTTTTCATTCCAGGCATGCAGCCAATATCTGAAAGACACCAACATGCTGTTCATCGGTGGCCTACTGGTGGCAATATCAGTAGAGAAATGGAATTTGCACAAACGAATTGCCCTAAGAGTATTACTTCTTGTTGGAGTCAAACCTGCCCTGTGAGTTACACCTATAATGGCTAGGAGTGTTATTTGTTGCtgtcaaatataataattaaagaatatttatgagttattaaaacaaaagatAGGAATGGTTTACATTGCCAAAAGTGACGTTTCATGTTCATGTGGATACTGGAGAGACAACTtatttgttaggtttttattttattttttttaactactgctAAATATCTTTATATCATTGAACCATCACAGTAAAGCAACATATTGAAGTTAAAGTTGTATATTATGTCAGCAAAGGCCAAAAAATGCATgctttgaaaactataaaatataactataatagACTTTTGTGCCTAGGTTGCTTCTGGGGTTCATGTTGGTTACAGCCTTCCTGTCCATGTGGATAAGTAACACAGCCACAACAGCCATGATGATACCAATAGCCCAGGCTGTCCTGGAGCAGCTACATACATCTGAAGAAAAACTTGAGGAATATCTTTCAGCCAAAGATGATgccaaacaaaatgcaaataaaatgaatggtgGCTCCAAGCTGACTATTGAGGATAAAACAACAAAGGAATTCAATGCAGAAGATAACCAGCTGAATGGAAACATAAACCTCACATTTGAAATGCAAGAAAAACAACACATAGATTCTGATCTCTTTAAACAAGAAAAGCCAAGTAAGTTTATAAACTTATACTTATTGCACCTTAATTGGAGTGTAGAGTGTCACATGCTGATTAACAATTTATTCAGCAGGATATAGTGAGAAGTCTACAgagctggggtttttttttatatgaataatcATTCATAAATGGTTGATAATTTAttggtatcatttttttaaatctttatagtTAGGTTACATTCTACATTGCGCAGTTCCGTCATTAGATAGGTATTGGATGTGTTGGCGTAACATTTGCAGCCTTGCCTAATGCCCAGCTTGGGTAATAGAAATAGATATGCAGTAAGATAGGCCTTGTACTACCTtaatccttttttatattcttatctCAGCTTTCCTGTTATCATTTGTGCAGGGTCTCTAAATGCGACAGAGCTCCGTGTTATCTATACTCAGTAATAATCGGGTCTGACACACCACTTTtctgttctgtaataaaaatctgTGTACACATATGATAGGAGGTGTGACTGTTACCTAGCTTTGGCAGCACAGAGCACTGCAGTGTGAGAGTGGAATTTTCCCTGAGTATCTTCAAGTGTACatcaagccaaaactttttttaattttggatatagTTGGCAAGAATTGGTACACATGTCAAGTTTTTACTGCATTCTGGaacattggtaaatattttcctttaagcTATGTACAGCTAAGTCACAAGAATTTGGTGAATAACCAGATACGGGGACTTTTAAGGACAAATACGATATTCTccaaactacatttttaaaaactcactttatttttatataatatcatTAAAATACCTTAACATAACATGATTCAAAACCAAAAATAGCAACGAATCGCAATTATCTGCCCTGGAGAAAGACTGATCATGAGCAGTCTTTCTCCAGGGCAAATAAGTGCAATTTGTTGCTATCTGGGtgaaattccaaaaaaaacatctttttatataataactgGAACAATTGTTGACTTTTGGAGCATGTCTCCTGTCCCTGCTGCTGCTCCGCTTACATCCTAATTTCCATGCTATGTGACAGAGACCCTTAGCTGGCAACCGGCACCACATCAATATCTCCTTTTTCTGAGAAAGCAGACTAAGATTCCGTGAAACGGGTTGAACTTTGAAACACCCTTAATGGGGTGTCTCATAAGGAGGTCTATATTGGTGTgagtgttttatgtatttttggtttTGAATCTTGTTATGTTAAGGTTTTTaatgatattatttaaaaaaaatagtttttatatctttttaattatgTAGTTTGGAGAAAATCTTATTTGGCCTAAAAGTCCTGGTACCTGGTTATTCACCAAATTTTGTGTTTCTACATGTGGCCATGTTAATTATAACCCAGGTGGGATCTAAATTGTTCTAAATATGTACACAGGTCAGCCTATTCTCACCTGGGAGGAACGATCATGCTCATTCCAGGCAAAAATATGGCATGTATTCAGAGGTCTCCCAACTAGAGGTACACCGCTATTACCTCACAGTGCTCCAATCTTACCTCACTATTACCTCACAGTGCTCCAATCTTACCTCACTATTACCTCACAGTGCTCCAAACTTACCTCACTATTACCTCACAGTGCTCCAAACTTACCCCACTATTACCTCACAGTGCTCCACAATTGCCCCACTATTACACCACTGTGCTCCAAACTTACCCCATAGTGCTCCAATCATATCCCAGCAATGCCTCACATCCTACAGTGCTCCAAATATACCCCACTATTACCCCACTGTGCTCCAATCATAACCCAGCAATACTTCACATCCTACAGTGCTCCAAATATACTCCACTATTACCCCACTGTGCTCCAATCATAACCCAGCAATACTTCACATTCTACAGTGCTCTTACCCCACAACACTTTTGGGACCTCCACACATGCCCTACCAATACCTTACACCCCTCCAAATGTACCCCACAGTGCTCCACACTTACACACCCCTCAGTGCTCCAAACTTAACCCACTGATACCTCACACCTCGGTGCTCCAAACTTACCCCACTGATACCTCACACCCCTTCGGTGCTCCAAACTTACCCCACCGATACCTCATACCCCTTCAGTGCTCCAAACTTACCCCACCAATATCTTACACCCCTTCGGTGCTCCAAACTTACCCCACTGATATCTCACACCCCTCGGTGCTCCAAACTTACCTCACTTTCACCTCATAGTACTCCAAACTCACCCCTCAAGACTCCCAAGACCTCTGCATATACCCCATCAATATCTCTCACCCCTCAGTGCTCCAAACTTACCCCACCAATTCCTTACATCCCACAATGCTAAAAACATACTTCACCAGCACCCAAACGTACTCCACTGTCACCTCACACACCACAGTGCTCCACATTCACCCCACTGACACCCCAACAGTTCTGAGTACTCACCCCACAGTGCCCAGCTCACTGCTTTAAGGTGCACTTGCCCCACCAATACCTCACATTGCTCcagacatatgtcattaacacctCAAAGTGCTACAATCTTGTCCCATTTTCCCCTCCACACCCCCAGCAGTCCACATTAACCCCACTGACACCCCAACAGTTCTACGCACTCACCCCACAGTGTTTCACACTTAAATtacacctaaatatatatatatatatatatataaacattcagGTCTGTATGAACCAGATGTGCACGATTATGTACAATGTTGCTGCAAAAGCTCTCCCTGCACTCCTCATATGTTGCTATATTTGTGGCGTTTGAGAATTAGGTAGATTGCAAAATGCTATTTCAGGTAATATGTTAAAGAATATAGTGGGGGGGTGCGCTCGCACTCACATCCACAAGCCAATAGGAAATGCTCCACTGTATACCCTAACAATGGGCAACATAAATGTTAAACCTGTAAGGTACAGAGCAGGCTGTATTCCCGTTGGCATTCCTAGAACTGTCCCTGACAACCACTATCAATAGGAAAGCTCCTGGATGTTATCTTCATACCTGGGATCATTTACTGCAGACAATCGTGTCTTTGGGGGACTGTTTCGGAAACTTTTTATAATTCCATTGGAGCATCCTTGCCctttaaaccttttatataaattgtggAAGTCCTGGGCCCTGTGAGTGAGCTGCCCTGTGGTTGTTCCTCGGTAATATGACCGTTTCCTTGCTGGAGCAATTCCTAAATGTTCTTTGTCCATTTTTAGTTCCTGAGATACAAAAGTTCACTCTCCACACTACTGGTATATCCTGAATAGACCAAAGCCACATCTGTACATGACTCTTAGAAATGCTCTTAGAAATAGAACATAGAAATGCAAACGTATATCTGTTACCTGGCACCGTTTTCAGATGTTAATATTCATAGGCAGGGGTACAGACAGCTCCCATGGGTATCACCCTCCAGTTTTTTCACCCCCGCCTCTGTCCCCATCTGTTGCAGGATTGATTTGATTCTATGTGGATTCCAACTAATAGACAATCCTTTGTTAGTAGATGAGTTCATCAAAAGAGAGATTAGACATTGGCaaaaatgtgtttcatttgtaGTCGATACAGAGATGTGCTTTTGAGACATCGGTATTTATGTGTCTCAGTGGATTGTTTAATATTTGAGTCAACAGATCATAATTCTAGTGGTGGAAGGGCCATAGGGGTGGGATACATATTGGACGCTCATAATGGACAACACACAGTGAAACCCAAGCATTCCGGATCAACTACATTGGTTATATGGCAGCTCCTTAAACTCTATACAGTGATTAGAAATGATCCAAAATTCTGTAATCCATTAATAGATTTCATATCATTGGTCTTCTCTTCTTTGGTAACAGTGGTTATTGTTAGGAGGGCGATGGTTACTTTCTGTATAGGAATGGATGAAATTTTGCACTTTAAGCAGCAgcagccccccaaaaaatataattaatgagCTCTGAGCCATGGTGTTAGGAAGCAGCAGAGACAGTTATCTGTCAGAACCAGCCCAAAGCTCAATGCCGACCCAGATTTGCTGTAGTTGTGCATTGTGTGCCCATTCAATTTGTGAACAGATGCTGAGTGATAGATTCCTATGTCAGACCAcatacaaagcattgatcagacctcatctggaatatgcagcccagttttgggcaccagttcacaaaaaggacattgtggaattcgGGAGAGTGCAGCgaagggcaactaaataataaaagaaatggaggagctcagctatgaggagagattagctgaactgaatttattctcccttgagaagagacgtataaggggggatatgatccccctgtatgaatatataaatggtccatatagagaactctcttcccaattattcactttaagatcattacaaagtacAAGAGGGCGTTCTTTGCGTCTAGAGAAAATTACCGTAAATTTAATCTCTGGAtacggaagggattcttcactgtaaggtctgtgaaaatatggaatcgcctccctcaggaagtagtttcagcaagttctatagagtGCTTTAGGAAAAGGCTGAATGATTTCTAAAAGAATTTAAATTAAGGCTGTtaactatgtttatagggttttatttctgggatatttttatttccctagtggttgaacttgttggactTATGTTATTTTTCAACCTACACACTATGTAACAAACCATGTAACACCATTCATCAATTTTCTCCCTGTAGATAGATAAAAGACCGATCAGAAATGACAGCTATGCACTCCTATGCAGGAGAACACAGCAAGGTTTTGCTtccttgtcctcccccctcccctctccattgaagaGAATGGCCCTGTGTGTTCAGTAGTTGGTGgttcatttgtcattggaaacaaaagATGTTAAATCTGTTCAGCGATGGGATACTCAAGGtgtgtttcattattttacagGTGTAACCTCAGTTGCTATTGATTTAGAGGATGAAAAACTGAAGAAAGAGAGGCAAGCTCGTAGAAAACAGAATCACCAAAAATTGTGCAAAGGAATGAGTCTTTCTGTATGTTACTCTGCCAGCATCGGGGGCATCGCAACACTAACAGGCACTACACCCAATTTGGTCATGAAAGGACAGATGGACGAGTAGGTTGTACCTTTCTATTAAGCTTGTTATGTAGGTTTACATAGTGCCATCTTTGCACATGAAATATCAATGGAGAAAAGTACCTTCCAACACCCTCTAATGCGTTAATATAGTATCTCACTTATAGTTATAGGTTTTTTGATGACATATTATTATCAGGGAATGGATGGAAAAAGTGACATTATTTATggtaatttatattgttttagaagACATGCCTAACTATACTACCCCTACACACCTACATTATAATCAATGAAATCAATAATAACTATGTTCCTTGTGGTATAAAGGGCAGACAGCATACCATGTCATTACCTTACAGTTAGTAGGGGTACTTGGAATCTGTAAACTGCAATGACAGCCATCTGATGTGTTTTCATTGATTTCATTATGttgaatatacattttatggTTTCATATTGATTCATTTTTCATTCTCTAAACCAGAGTTGTCATATATAGGATGTAGCCATACATTACTGCTTTACTTGCAAGAATAGACAAATTCCCAGATAGTGGGCGAAAATGGGACTGTTGGTAAAGCAAGGGTCTATATGAAAGTATGATTATTGGATAATAGATAAGGTTCTTGTGCATATTGTTAGATTATACTTGTATGCAGTAAACAGTTGTTGAGGCAGGATGTTTTGATCTCAGCTGTTTccttaaagataaaaacaatcaGGGTTATCAGTGACACTAAtcttgtattaataatattaatatttgtctgGGTAATTAATACCTCGCAAATTTTGAACTTCCTATGTCATAGTAGAACATTAGTGTAGGCAGACTCTACGCTCTGTAGACATCTTTGCAATTGTAGGTCTGCAATCACCAAAGCCTTTGTACAATTCTGATTGGAGAGCTGTCACTCAGCAGGTAGCATGCTTGACCTCTACAATGAGGCCACTGTTTCCACATCACAGAGATCAAGTGTCCTTCCCAATAGCATGCTAGCCAGGGACAGACTTGTCTACTCAGGTTGTGGCTGCATTCTACAAAAAGAAATCTTGGAAAATAAACCTTTTTGGATGCATTGggaatattttttgtgtatttaaaaaaaaatgttcagttttttctctctccttccaTCTCTACAGCAATAAACACAACTCATGTTGATCTTTCATATTaatttacaaatgacaaacaTCTGGAATCTATGGGTTGACAGGGTTACTGCACATTCTTGTTCTTTATATTACCAACTCCCTTTACAGTAACAAACAGATTCATTCAAAACTCTGCTTTAGTttatattactgtaaaatgtgtatttcctGAAATCATTGTTCATCATGAaggatgaaatacataaatactgAATAAGTACTTCCTCATAAAACATGATATATGAATATGTCATATCTTGCCATTGTTATAGTGATAAACTGactttgaatgtgttttttatctTGCAGGTTGTTCCCTGGAAACAATAATATAATCAATTTTGCTTCATGGTTTGGATTTGCCTTCCCAACAATGATACTCTTACTTGCACTTTCCTGGATCTGGCTACAGATTTTGTTCCTAGGAATCAAGTAAGTCTGTAATAGCATTTTTATGAACTCAAAGGCCAGTGTATTTGGAAATCAAACACCTGTGTAAATGTAATCGTAGTGTTAGGCATCTTGCTGCTTATTGTTCGTGTTTGAAGATATAccgtaatatatatgtatagaagtGCATTTcccaacaaaacattttattaaagcagttAATTCTCTTTATTCTTTgattttatatgttcttttttccACTCTCATCCACATGgtaatctaaatattaaaaaaaacttgatattttttaatttgtgcctTATTTAAGATCCAATTACATCATTACTAGTATTTATGCTTCTCTGGATAATGTAAGGAGATCACAGCTGGTGGAAGAGTTTACAAGGTGCTGTTTGTAGCTTCCTAAAAAACAGCAGTGCCCACATGTGCCCACATGATACTGAGCCTTCAAAAAAGGGGGAGACAACAATAGTCATTCCGGGGAGGATGGAGGTGGATGTCTACCAGCCAGGAAATAGGGAGGGCTCTATCTGACTTACTACAGTTTTTAATTCAAATTGTGAGATATTCACTAACaggcaatttcagtacaggacaAGACTGCACAACTGTGCATGATGAAAGGTAGGGATAgggtttagttttggatagagtgaagCAGAGTTAAAATTATGTTGAGTTACTACTTCAGTCTAAGGCTGCATTAGAgatttttcctcttctttcttttaaataaaatgaagcatGTTTCTGAACACCTCTACTTAATTTCACTTGCTCTTATTTGACAGTCCTGGTTGAATTCCTAAATACATGTCAGTTTAGAATTGTGTCTTGAGGCTGATAAaagttataaaatgaaaatgatattgAGATTGTCCTAAagcataaaacattattacagaTTAGTTTCTGCCTTTTATGTTTCTGCATTCCACTGCTGGGATTCAATAATTTCTGACctgtaaaaatgataatatatgttAGAACTGTaaactcccccaaatgtattacccaCCTATAGGTAACATTATTTCCAAAAGTAAACGTGGGCTTCTTTTTCATGCAGTGTTTCTGCTAGTGTCAACATGCAGCGATCCAAAGCCCATGTTTGAACTTTCCATTTCTAGTGACCCTAAAACAACTACAAAGACTCATAAATGCACATCAACACACTACTGATGTgatttcctcttctcttccctcCTCTTTACCCTCTCCTCTGAATAAAAGGAAACTGGACTGATTTTATACATATTGATAAATTCATGTAAAAGGTGCATTTGCATTTGTCTAATTTtagccttattttttaaaaagcacagaaATGTTGTGGTTGATCATGTGTTGTCTGTGCATCTTTCCCAGGTTTAAGAAGAATTTTGGCTGTGGTGCAaaaccagaacaaaaagaaaaagagaagagagcatACAAAGTCATCTCTGAGGAGCACAAGAAACTGGGCCCTATGACCTTTGCTGAAATTTGTGTCTTGGTCCTCTTCATCTTGTTGGTTCTTTTATGGTTCTCTAGGGATCCAGGCTTCATGCCGGGATGGGCTACTATCAGCTTTAACAAAGGAAAAGAGTAAGTTTATATTAATCTCTCACATGGTCCAAAATATATCCAAAAGACCTTAACTCTACTTGGGTTTGCTTTTCTcagaaattttaccaaaaatgtatttcttctctTTAGCATATTTAGTCATAGGTTCTGCTTTTCCAAAGCAGCTATATTCTGATTTTCACCTGATTACAGTATATAGCATCAATATATTACGCAGAGTACTGTACATTTTCACATCCATTCACATGCCTAATGGAGCGCACATTCACATATGCTCAGCACACTTATATCTACACTGTGGGTGATTTAGGGAAAGCCAATAAATCTACAGTATGTTTTAGGTTTTTGGTAGGAAACCAGattacaaatgcaaaaagaacatacaaactccatgcatacagTATCCC is a genomic window containing:
- the SLC13A2 gene encoding solute carrier family 13 member 2 isoform X2 encodes the protein MGSVGRWLLANRNYFIIFLTPLLLIPLPLVVQSKEASCGYVIALMAFFWCTEALPLAVTALFPVVLFPMMGIMDSTAACSQYLKDTNMLFIGGLLVAISVEKWNLHKRIALRVLLLVGVKPALLLLGFMLVTAFLSMWISNTATTAMMIPIAQAVLEQLHTSEEKLEEYLSAKDDAKQNANKMNGGSKLTIEDKTTKEFNAEDNQLNGNINLTFEMQEKQHIDSDLFKQEKPSVTSVAIDLEDEKLKKERQARRKQNHQKLCKGMSLSVCYSASIGGIATLTGTTPNLVMKGQMDELFPGNNNIINFASWFGFAFPTMILLLALSWIWLQILFLGIKFKKNFGCGAKPEQKEKEKRAYKVISEEHKKLGPMTFAEICVLVLFILLVLLWFSRDPGFMPGWATISFNKGKEYVTDATVAVFIALMLFLFPSEFPSCKSRDPEEPGKKRKMFVPPPLLDWKTVNEKMPWNIVILLGGGFALAKGSEDSGLSSWLGDKLTPLQSIPPAAIALVLCLLVATFTECTSNVATTTLFLPILASMAKAIELNPLYIMLPCTLSASLAFMLPVATPPNAIAFSYGQLKVVDMAKSGFLLNIIGVLVITLSINSWGYYMFNLGTFPSWANSTVKP
- the SLC13A2 gene encoding solute carrier family 13 member 2 isoform X1 produces the protein MHCLQEYNLKAYEILSTEIQDLKVTDFRKSFVVLMEASCGYVIALMAFFWCTEALPLAVTALFPVVLFPMMGIMDSTAACSQYLKDTNMLFIGGLLVAISVEKWNLHKRIALRVLLLVGVKPALLLLGFMLVTAFLSMWISNTATTAMMIPIAQAVLEQLHTSEEKLEEYLSAKDDAKQNANKMNGGSKLTIEDKTTKEFNAEDNQLNGNINLTFEMQEKQHIDSDLFKQEKPSVTSVAIDLEDEKLKKERQARRKQNHQKLCKGMSLSVCYSASIGGIATLTGTTPNLVMKGQMDELFPGNNNIINFASWFGFAFPTMILLLALSWIWLQILFLGIKFKKNFGCGAKPEQKEKEKRAYKVISEEHKKLGPMTFAEICVLVLFILLVLLWFSRDPGFMPGWATISFNKGKEYVTDATVAVFIALMLFLFPSEFPSCKSRDPEEPGKKRKMFVPPPLLDWKTVNEKMPWNIVILLGGGFALAKGSEDSGLSSWLGDKLTPLQSIPPAAIALVLCLLVATFTECTSNVATTTLFLPILASMAKAIELNPLYIMLPCTLSASLAFMLPVATPPNAIAFSYGQLKVVDMAKSGFLLNIIGVLVITLSINSWGYYMFNLGTFPSWANSTVKP